One Verrucomicrobiia bacterium genomic window, ACGCAGCGCGTTCCGCAGCACGGACCTGAAGGAGCAGATGCGCCGCCTGGGCCGTCAAATCATGCGCGGGAGTCATGGGTCGGGTCATCGGGATTTACGAGCCTCATGTCTTGGCCGTCATAAGCCGGCAGATAAAGGGCATACGCCTCGCCCGCCCCGGGGCCGAGGTTCTGTGCCCAATGCACGGTACCGCGCGGAATTTCCAGGACGTCTCCGGCGCCCACCATCACGTACCTCCCGCCTAGAAAAACCCGCGCCTTGCCGGAACGGACAAAAATCACCATGTCGTGCCGGTCATGCACGTGCGGCTTTTCCGCGGTGCTCAGACGCACGGCGTGCGCGCTGGCTTCGG contains:
- a CDS encoding cupin domain-containing protein, whose translation is MAPRGKRISPEKAWDEIEWSAEEKSRDVAVRTLWKTSEASAHAVRLSTAEKPHVHDRHDMVIFVRSGKARVFLGGRYVMVGAGDVLEIPRGTVHWAQNLGPGAGEAYALYLPAYDGQDMRLVNPDDPTHDSRA